The following are from one region of the Stanieria cyanosphaera PCC 7437 genome:
- a CDS encoding methyl-accepting chemotaxis protein: MKITTQLQGSIIGITIIAVSGLVGTFSTSTDSDAKIVNQSGIVRGASQKLIKEEMAGQTDDQLINKLDKTIDALINGDKELGLPPAKNSDFLTKMQEVRTKWLNLKSSITKLRQDPTYADEIFNESQEFFTIANDAVFAAEAMYNSKVKKIKLFELLLFTTEIVILIAILFIGRRISFLLKFSANNIASSSTQIASTVEQQERTVNEQASSVSQTTTTMDELGSSSRQSAEQAESSANGARQALNLAEQGTQVVQQTMTGMNLLQDKVNAIAQQIISLSEQTGQIGGISELVAELANQTNMLALNAAVEAAHAGEQGQGFSVVAAEIRKLAERSKTSAERIKGLVNQIQTEINRTVMVTDEGTKTVNQGLQLAQGTASTFAGVADAVNNVFLNSQQISLSAKQQAVAIQQMLSAMKEIDLGAKETASGISQVRISTRQLTEVAQQLKELV; this comes from the coding sequence ATGAAAATTACTACACAATTACAAGGCTCAATTATAGGTATTACAATCATTGCGGTTAGTGGTTTGGTTGGTACCTTTTCAACTTCTACTGATAGTGATGCCAAAATTGTTAATCAATCAGGGATTGTCAGAGGTGCTAGTCAAAAACTAATCAAAGAAGAAATGGCTGGTCAAACTGACGATCAATTAATTAATAAGCTAGACAAAACTATCGATGCTTTAATTAATGGGGACAAAGAATTAGGATTACCGCCTGCTAAAAATTCAGACTTTTTGACAAAAATGCAAGAAGTTAGAACAAAGTGGTTAAATCTTAAAAGCAGTATCACCAAGCTTAGACAAGATCCTACTTACGCAGATGAAATTTTTAATGAAAGTCAAGAGTTTTTTACTATTGCTAATGACGCTGTTTTTGCTGCCGAAGCTATGTACAATAGCAAAGTCAAAAAAATAAAACTGTTTGAATTACTTTTATTCACTACAGAAATAGTTATTCTGATTGCTATTTTATTTATTGGTCGTAGAATCAGTTTTTTATTAAAATTTTCTGCTAATAATATCGCATCATCATCAACACAAATAGCCTCAACGGTAGAACAACAAGAACGCACTGTCAACGAACAAGCAAGTTCAGTTAGTCAAACTACCACCACGATGGATGAATTGGGTTCATCTTCGCGTCAATCAGCCGAACAAGCAGAATCCTCTGCCAATGGCGCACGGCAAGCACTTAATCTGGCTGAACAAGGAACTCAAGTAGTACAACAAACCATGACAGGCATGAATCTACTTCAAGACAAAGTTAATGCGATCGCACAACAAATCATTAGTCTGAGCGAGCAAACTGGACAAATTGGCGGTATTTCTGAGTTAGTTGCCGAACTTGCCAATCAAACGAATATGTTAGCTCTCAATGCTGCGGTAGAAGCTGCTCATGCTGGCGAACAAGGACAAGGTTTTAGTGTCGTAGCTGCCGAAATTCGTAAACTTGCCGAACGTAGTAAAACTTCTGCCGAGAGGATCAAAGGTTTAGTTAATCAAATTCAAACTGAGATTAATCGCACGGTAATGGTAACTGATGAAGGAACAAAAACAGTAAACCAAGGTTTACAGTTAGCTCAAGGAACTGCTTCTACTTTTGCAGGCGTAGCTGATGCAGTGAATAATGTGTTTCTTAATTCGCAACAGATTTCTCTGAGTGCTAAACAACAAGCAGTAGCCATTCAACAGATGCTGAGTGCGATGAAGGAAATTGATTTGGGTGCGAAAGAGACTGCTAGTGGCATTAGTCAAGTCAGGATTAGTACTCGACAACTAACTGAGGTTGCTCAACAGCTTAAAGAGTTGGTTTAA
- a CDS encoding chemotaxis protein CheW, with protein MDTKPYLLFSLNDSHYGIDANIVQEIFYLPELIALAETPHDVVGILNLRSQIVPVMHLSLRLGLPLTECEIDDYVIILKWQELLIGIIVNQVQEVKEIESQAITNKIDYGRVKQIKLPFITGIAQVEQQEIILLNHENLVRYHDEVHDSIAAVEEIINIGSEANLNQLNISNFYSLCLPNATPEIKSILRERAKNLRHSLIDFNKNKLSSIAVISLNQEYFGISLDLIEEFTELLHYTPIPCCPNHIVGNMNLRGKIITLIDISQFLNLGNSSDTSRKKVAIVKLKDFVTGIVIDEVVDVTCFKDKETKQELEEKNKHQYLQATILSEEKMIGILDIKKLIEQPNLIVNYNEQIAC; from the coding sequence ATGGACACTAAACCATATCTGCTTTTTAGTCTTAATGATTCTCATTATGGTATTGATGCCAATATCGTTCAAGAAATTTTTTATTTACCAGAATTGATTGCTTTAGCAGAAACACCGCACGATGTTGTAGGTATACTCAATCTTCGTTCCCAAATTGTTCCTGTAATGCATTTATCATTAAGGCTGGGATTACCTTTAACAGAATGTGAGATAGATGATTATGTAATTATTTTAAAATGGCAAGAATTATTAATTGGCATTATTGTTAATCAGGTTCAAGAAGTAAAAGAAATTGAATCTCAGGCTATTACAAATAAGATTGATTATGGCAGAGTTAAACAAATTAAACTTCCTTTTATAACAGGAATAGCTCAAGTTGAACAGCAAGAAATTATTTTATTAAATCATGAAAACTTAGTTCGCTATCATGATGAAGTTCACGATTCAATTGCTGCCGTAGAAGAGATTATTAATATTGGTAGTGAAGCTAATTTGAATCAACTTAATATTAGTAACTTCTATAGTTTATGTTTGCCTAATGCTACTCCTGAAATTAAAAGTATTTTACGAGAAAGAGCCAAAAATTTACGTCATTCTTTGATTGATTTTAATAAAAATAAACTAAGTTCTATCGCTGTCATTAGCTTAAATCAGGAATATTTTGGCATTAGTCTAGATTTGATTGAAGAATTTACAGAGCTACTTCATTACACTCCTATTCCCTGTTGCCCCAATCATATTGTTGGCAATATGAATTTACGAGGAAAAATTATTACTTTAATTGATATTAGTCAATTTTTAAATTTGGGAAATAGTTCTGATACAAGTCGTAAAAAAGTAGCGATAGTCAAGTTAAAAGACTTTGTAACTGGAATTGTGATTGATGAAGTAGTCGATGTTACTTGCTTTAAAGATAAAGAAACCAAACAAGAACTAGAAGAAAAAAACAAACATCAATATCTTCAAGCCACTATTTTGTCTGAAGAAAAAATGATTGGAATTTTGGATATAAAGAAATTAATTGAACAACCAAATTTGATAGTGAATTATAACGAACAAATTGCTTGTTGA
- a CDS encoding response regulator, whose amino-acid sequence MQSYRYESEQLNLILESKKNDQYTGIINIETQDQSSQVKKSQVLIWHEGNIVYGGSKVPNNREFALIVGKKFQPNLIDTALKIVLKQIDNSNSVQETINGLVKLRIFKWQEIESFVKERVIWLLEELSSLPGKITYDPSLKFDFSFGEDCHALDWFVLKSELNNRQQKWSSFAPLIPSMNAIPFLTGGGLSAVTNPTVQQHLEEWVDGKTSLVDIAKKLDKDPLNIANSYYQWAQAGWIKFATKPIDDNQIQNSNQPIIVCIDDSPIIRTMLNRTLSDRYQVLLASNAVEGLNFIYNNPISLVILDLSMPDIDGLEVCSTIRKIPKFQELPIIMLTARDGFVNKFKGKMAGSNKYLTKPFDERELLEIVGSYFNI is encoded by the coding sequence ATGCAATCATATCGATATGAATCTGAACAATTAAATTTGATACTGGAGTCAAAAAAAAATGACCAATACACTGGAATCATAAACATAGAGACTCAAGACCAATCTAGTCAAGTTAAAAAATCTCAAGTGTTAATTTGGCATGAAGGTAATATTGTTTACGGGGGTTCAAAAGTTCCTAATAATCGAGAATTTGCTTTGATTGTAGGCAAGAAATTTCAACCGAATTTAATTGATACTGCGCTAAAAATTGTACTCAAACAAATTGATAATTCTAACTCAGTTCAAGAGACTATTAATGGATTAGTTAAATTACGAATTTTTAAATGGCAAGAGATTGAATCTTTTGTTAAAGAAAGAGTGATTTGGTTACTCGAAGAATTATCTTCTTTACCAGGAAAAATTACTTACGATCCTTCACTCAAATTTGATTTTAGTTTTGGTGAAGATTGTCATGCTTTAGATTGGTTTGTACTTAAATCAGAGTTAAATAATCGTCAACAAAAATGGTCTAGTTTTGCACCTTTAATTCCTTCAATGAATGCAATTCCATTTCTTACTGGAGGAGGATTAAGTGCAGTTACCAATCCAACTGTTCAACAACATCTAGAAGAATGGGTTGATGGGAAAACTAGTTTAGTAGATATTGCCAAAAAATTAGACAAAGATCCACTTAATATTGCTAATTCATATTATCAATGGGCGCAAGCGGGTTGGATTAAATTTGCAACCAAACCAATTGATGATAATCAAATCCAAAATAGCAATCAACCAATTATTGTTTGTATTGATGATAGTCCGATCATCCGCACCATGTTAAATCGGACTTTAAGCGATCGCTATCAAGTGTTACTCGCTAGTAATGCAGTAGAAGGGTTGAATTTTATTTATAACAATCCTATCTCTTTAGTAATTCTCGATCTTTCTATGCCAGATATTGATGGTTTAGAAGTATGTAGTACCATTCGCAAAATTCCTAAATTTCAAGAACTACCGATTATCATGCTGACAGCTAGAGATGGATTTGTAAATAAATTCAAAGGGAAAATGGCTGGCTCTAATAAATATTTAACTAAACCATTTGATGAACGAGAATTACTGGAAATTGTTGGTAGTTATTTTAATATTTGA
- a CDS encoding TMEM165/GDT1 family protein — translation MDWQLLGLSFITVFLAEIGDKSQLAAIALGGSSKYPRAVFLGSTVALILASFLGVIAGGGFAQILPERLLKAFAAIGFAIMALRLVWQPNKP, via the coding sequence ATGGATTGGCAACTTTTAGGTCTTAGTTTTATAACCGTATTTTTAGCAGAAATAGGAGATAAAAGTCAGCTTGCTGCGATCGCACTTGGTGGAAGTTCTAAGTATCCTCGCGCAGTATTTTTAGGTTCAACCGTTGCTTTGATTTTAGCTAGTTTCTTAGGTGTTATTGCTGGTGGAGGCTTTGCACAAATTTTACCAGAACGTTTGCTCAAAGCGTTTGCTGCGATTGGATTTGCAATTATGGCATTACGTTTAGTCTGGCAGCCTAATAAACCCTAA
- a CDS encoding TMEM165/GDT1 family protein → MLMEKTKDHPLPEKIDLLTTELNPIEVNFKEHLSHYKTNNFWTVFSSTFITIFLAEIGDKTQLVTLFMSAESQSPWIVFLGAAMALVATSLLGVLIGYWLAKKLSPKTLDLGIAILLLLITGWLIQDIIS, encoded by the coding sequence ATGTTAATGGAGAAAACTAAAGATCATCCCTTACCCGAAAAAATAGATTTATTAACAACTGAATTAAATCCTATTGAAGTTAATTTTAAAGAACATTTAAGCCATTATAAAACAAATAATTTTTGGACAGTTTTTAGTTCGACGTTTATTACGATTTTTTTAGCTGAAATAGGAGATAAAACTCAATTAGTTACTCTTTTTATGAGTGCTGAATCTCAATCTCCTTGGATCGTTTTTCTTGGGGCAGCTATGGCTTTGGTTGCTACCAGTTTATTAGGCGTTTTGATTGGTTATTGGTTAGCCAAAAAATTATCTCCAAAAACCTTAGATTTAGGAATAGCAATTTTGTTACTGTTAATTACTGGTTGGTTAATTCAAGATATAATTAGCTAA
- a CDS encoding YkgJ family cysteine cluster protein — MVTWRCVNNCGACCYLAPSERPDLEDYLSSEELQRYLSMVGKDGWCINFDHETRKCQIYEDRPRFCRVKSDIFEQMYGVTSEEFDEFAIDCCHQHIEDLYGANSEEMKYYNQEVYDL; from the coding sequence ATGGTAACTTGGCGTTGTGTTAATAATTGTGGAGCTTGTTGTTATCTAGCTCCTAGTGAAAGACCTGATTTAGAAGACTATCTTTCTTCTGAAGAATTGCAAAGATATCTGAGTATGGTAGGAAAAGACGGTTGGTGTATCAATTTTGACCATGAAACTAGAAAATGCCAAATTTATGAGGATCGTCCTCGTTTTTGTCGTGTCAAATCAGATATTTTTGAGCAAATGTATGGAGTAACTTCTGAAGAGTTTGATGAGTTTGCGATTGATTGCTGTCATCAACACATTGAAGACCTGTATGGAGCAAATAGCGAGGAAATGAAATATTATAATCAGGAAGTTTATGACCTTTAA
- the psb30 gene encoding photosystem II reaction center protein Ycf12/Psb30, with protein MSFITNLFSGIDFNVIFQLIFVALIMLSGPIVIFLLAVRGGDL; from the coding sequence ATGAGTTTTATAACTAACCTTTTTAGTGGTATCGATTTCAATGTAATTTTTCAATTAATTTTTGTAGCATTAATTATGCTCTCAGGCCCGATAGTCATCTTTTTGTTGGCTGTACGCGGTGGTGATCTATAA
- a CDS encoding o-succinylbenzoate synthase yields MSDRYKFQFRLYRRSFLKPLQTSHGVWQVREGIIISLVDSKGKISWGEIAPVPWFGSETLEQALEFCQQLGSIITATTINSIPDHLSACQFGFESALEVFKSQAITPITDQLNRKKSLNYCYLLPAGKSALNLSEKIWRQIDSPSLKSPLTFKWKIGVQSFLKEIEIFQQLLQSLPATTKFRLDANGGLTLEETKNWLAISDRSKQVEFIEQPLAPEHFSEMLTLSNQYQTPLALDESVAQLDQLQWCYQQGWRGIFVIKPAICGFPSHLRQFCHSYSIDAVFSSVFETEIGRQAVLKLAQELNYSDRAVGFGIDNWLS; encoded by the coding sequence ATGAGCGATCGCTATAAATTTCAATTTCGTCTTTATCGACGTTCTTTTTTAAAACCCTTGCAAACAAGTCACGGTGTGTGGCAAGTACGCGAGGGAATTATTATTTCTTTAGTAGATAGCAAAGGTAAAATTAGTTGGGGAGAAATTGCTCCTGTACCGTGGTTTGGTTCAGAAACTCTTGAGCAAGCATTAGAATTTTGTCAGCAGCTAGGTTCAATTATTACAGCAACAACGATTAATTCAATTCCCGATCATTTATCTGCTTGTCAGTTTGGGTTTGAATCAGCTTTAGAAGTATTTAAGAGTCAAGCAATTACCCCAATTACTGATCAATTAAACCGAAAAAAGTCGTTAAACTATTGTTATCTGTTACCAGCAGGAAAATCAGCTTTAAACTTATCGGAAAAAATTTGGCGTCAAATAGATTCACCTTCATTAAAGTCTCCTCTTACGTTTAAATGGAAAATTGGAGTTCAATCTTTTTTAAAAGAAATCGAAATTTTTCAACAACTGCTTCAATCTTTACCCGCCACCACAAAATTTAGATTAGATGCTAATGGAGGATTAACTCTAGAAGAGACAAAAAATTGGTTAGCAATAAGCGATCGCAGCAAGCAAGTAGAATTTATTGAACAGCCTTTAGCTCCTGAACATTTTTCAGAAATGCTAACTTTAAGCAATCAATATCAAACACCTTTGGCATTAGATGAATCTGTCGCTCAGTTAGATCAATTGCAATGGTGTTATCAACAAGGATGGCGAGGAATTTTTGTAATTAAACCAGCAATATGTGGCTTTCCTAGCCACTTACGTCAGTTTTGTCATAGTTACTCAATTGATGCTGTTTTTTCTTCAGTATTTGAAACTGAAATTGGCAGACAAGCGGTACTGAAATTAGCTCAAGAATTAAATTATAGCGATCGCGCTGTTGGTTTTGGTATTGATAACTGGCTATCGTGA